Proteins encoded together in one Myxococcus stipitatus window:
- a CDS encoding type 1 glutamine amidotransferase domain-containing protein has protein sequence MARIAFILADDFEDSEFRVPYDRVRQAGHEAVVVGLDDGTWVTGKKGEEVVTIERAVRNASSREFDAMVIPGGYSPDHLRVDVDMVGFVRDFVRADKPVAAVCHGPWMLVEADIADGRTVTSWPSLKTDLVNAGAWWVDREVVEDGNLITSRDPGDLEAFTSALLRQVAEGSAPRFDAPLVPDILFEHELLSSVH, from the coding sequence ATGGCTCGCATCGCGTTCATCCTCGCGGATGACTTCGAGGATTCGGAGTTCCGGGTGCCCTACGACCGGGTACGGCAGGCGGGACACGAGGCGGTGGTCGTCGGCCTGGATGATGGGACGTGGGTGACGGGGAAGAAGGGCGAGGAGGTGGTCACCATCGAGCGGGCGGTGCGCAACGCCTCGTCGCGCGAGTTCGACGCGATGGTGATTCCGGGCGGCTACTCACCCGACCACCTGCGCGTGGACGTGGACATGGTGGGGTTCGTGCGGGACTTCGTCCGCGCGGACAAGCCCGTGGCGGCGGTGTGCCATGGGCCGTGGATGCTGGTGGAGGCGGACATCGCGGATGGGCGCACCGTCACGTCATGGCCCTCGCTCAAGACCGACCTCGTCAACGCGGGGGCGTGGTGGGTGGACCGCGAGGTGGTGGAGGACGGCAACCTCATCACCTCGCGCGACCCGGGGGACCTGGAGGCGTTCACCTCCGCGTTGCTGCGTCAGGTCGCCGAGGGCAGCGCGCCACGGTTCGACGCG
- a CDS encoding PQQ-dependent sugar dehydrogenase: MSPTRLLTAALVVLTASTAACRKSQAQGTASPQDCVLVEDGWGPAGTVPITVDVVAEGLEVPWGIAWLPGGDALITERPGRVRLLKAGALQPQPVATVRVTRAAEGGLLGIAAHPDFATNRAFYVYVTTDASGKDENRIERWTLSEDHATATFDRVIYGGIPSATYHDGGRLRFGPDGMLYAGTGDARSPDRSQDVNDPAGKLLRLTPEGQVPQDNPFPGSPAFLTGIRNTQGWDWKDASHLYVTDHGPSGETMRRGHDEVSYARAGDNLGWPGIYSCETREGQVTPSLTFDDAAPPGGAALYTGTAIPEWKGSLLVGTLGSRHLHRVEFAADHPARVARHEVYLQDTYGRLREVSMGPDGHLYVTTSNCDGRGDCGPGKDRLLRIRR; the protein is encoded by the coding sequence ATGTCCCCCACCCGCCTGCTCACCGCCGCCCTCGTGGTGCTCACCGCCTCCACCGCCGCCTGCCGCAAGAGCCAGGCGCAGGGGACCGCCTCGCCCCAGGACTGCGTCCTCGTGGAGGACGGCTGGGGCCCCGCCGGCACCGTGCCCATCACCGTGGACGTGGTCGCCGAGGGCCTGGAGGTCCCCTGGGGCATCGCCTGGCTGCCCGGCGGCGACGCGCTCATCACCGAGCGCCCCGGCCGCGTGCGCCTGCTCAAGGCCGGCGCCCTCCAGCCCCAGCCCGTGGCCACCGTGCGCGTCACCCGCGCCGCGGAGGGCGGCCTGCTCGGCATCGCCGCCCACCCGGACTTCGCCACGAACCGCGCGTTCTACGTGTACGTCACCACCGACGCGAGCGGGAAGGACGAGAACCGCATCGAGCGCTGGACGCTCTCCGAGGACCACGCCACCGCGACCTTCGACCGCGTCATCTACGGCGGCATCCCCTCCGCCACCTACCACGACGGCGGCCGGCTGCGCTTCGGCCCCGACGGCATGCTCTACGCCGGCACTGGCGACGCGCGCTCGCCGGACCGCTCCCAGGACGTGAACGACCCCGCGGGCAAGCTCCTGCGCCTCACCCCGGAGGGGCAGGTCCCCCAGGACAACCCCTTCCCCGGCTCCCCCGCGTTCCTCACCGGCATCCGCAACACCCAGGGCTGGGACTGGAAGGACGCCAGCCACCTGTACGTCACCGACCACGGCCCCAGCGGCGAGACGATGCGCCGCGGCCACGACGAGGTGAGCTACGCCCGGGCGGGGGACAACCTGGGCTGGCCTGGCATCTATTCGTGCGAGACGCGCGAGGGCCAGGTCACCCCCTCGCTCACCTTCGACGACGCCGCGCCCCCGGGAGGCGCCGCCCTCTACACGGGCACCGCCATCCCCGAATGGAAGGGCTCGCTGCTGGTGGGCACCCTGGGCTCGCGCCACCTGCACCGGGTGGAGTTCGCGGCGGACCACCCGGCCCGGGTCGCCCGGCACGAGGTCTACCTCCAGGACACGTACGGCCGCCTGCGCGAGGTGAGCATGGGACCGGACGGCCACCTCTACGTCACCACCAGCAACTGCGACGGGCGCGGGGACTGTGGGCCTGGAAAAGATCGCCTCCTGCGCATCCGTCGCTGA
- a CDS encoding cation:proton antiporter, with protein sequence MHLEMPLVIGLMVAAIVLAIAAKRARMPYNVALVVGGLLISMGNLLPGVPPLDPEVVFLVCLPALLFEGGITADLSGIRANALPILILSTLGMVLAIGATGTALHVLLALPLWSALLLGALLSVTDTVSILYAFRRAPVPPRLSGIMQGESLFNDGTALVAYAAIASVVAGATTPSVPMLAARVLLASAGGAVVGLALGMLGGFVIRRTEDPLAEIMVTTAVALASFVVAEQLHLSGAISAVVAGLAVGAALRKDVSPQSQVAIHSFWEYATFGVNTFLFLAVGLTTRPETLRGYVPQTLLAMGCVIAGRAVAIYGPFLLLKLVRPAEAVPPRWQHVFIFGNIKGALSIGLALGLPASTPGREQLLAVTFGVTLISLVGQGLLLTRALKWLGLFQQDEVALAMSEQRGRLIASRAAHQELAVLHEQGLVPRAAYDHLRSEYQVNIARAERELRRLNEHHLAQGAKDLITMRRRLIDAERTALQGARRSGLIPETTAEHMLAQLDERTLNLEKMLHGAHGDDAEVEPGRKAS encoded by the coding sequence GTGCACTTGGAGATGCCCCTCGTCATTGGATTGATGGTGGCAGCCATCGTCCTCGCCATCGCGGCCAAACGGGCGCGAATGCCATACAACGTCGCACTTGTCGTGGGCGGGTTGCTCATCTCGATGGGCAACCTGCTCCCCGGAGTGCCGCCCCTCGACCCGGAGGTGGTGTTCCTCGTCTGTCTTCCCGCGCTGCTGTTCGAAGGAGGCATCACCGCGGACCTGTCGGGCATCCGGGCCAACGCCCTGCCCATCCTCATCCTCTCCACGCTGGGCATGGTGCTAGCGATTGGGGCCACCGGCACCGCGCTCCACGTCCTGCTCGCCCTCCCGCTGTGGTCCGCGCTGCTCCTGGGCGCGCTGCTGTCCGTCACGGACACCGTCTCCATCCTCTACGCCTTCCGCCGCGCCCCGGTGCCCCCGCGCCTGTCGGGCATCATGCAGGGCGAGAGCCTCTTCAACGACGGCACCGCGCTCGTCGCCTACGCGGCCATCGCCAGCGTGGTGGCCGGGGCGACGACGCCGTCGGTGCCCATGCTCGCCGCGCGCGTGCTGCTGGCCTCCGCCGGCGGCGCGGTGGTGGGGCTGGCGTTGGGCATGCTGGGCGGCTTCGTCATCCGCCGCACCGAGGACCCGCTGGCCGAAATCATGGTGACGACGGCGGTGGCGCTCGCCTCGTTCGTGGTGGCCGAGCAGCTCCACCTGTCCGGCGCCATCTCCGCCGTCGTCGCGGGGCTAGCGGTGGGCGCGGCCCTGCGCAAGGACGTGTCCCCGCAGAGCCAGGTGGCCATCCACTCCTTCTGGGAGTACGCCACGTTCGGGGTGAACACCTTCCTGTTCCTGGCGGTGGGCCTCACCACGCGCCCGGAGACGCTGCGCGGCTACGTGCCGCAGACGCTGCTCGCCATGGGCTGCGTCATCGCCGGGCGCGCGGTGGCCATCTACGGCCCGTTCCTGCTGCTCAAGCTCGTCCGCCCGGCGGAGGCGGTGCCGCCGCGCTGGCAGCACGTCTTCATCTTCGGCAACATCAAGGGCGCGCTCTCCATCGGTCTGGCGCTGGGCCTGCCCGCGTCGACGCCGGGGCGGGAGCAGCTGCTCGCCGTCACCTTCGGCGTCACGCTCATCTCCCTCGTGGGCCAGGGGCTGTTGCTCACCCGCGCGCTGAAGTGGCTGGGCCTGTTCCAGCAGGACGAGGTGGCGCTGGCCATGTCCGAGCAGCGGGGCCGGCTCATCGCCAGCCGCGCGGCGCACCAGGAGCTGGCGGTGCTGCACGAGCAGGGACTGGTGCCCCGGGCCGCGTACGACCACCTGCGCAGCGAGTACCAGGTGAACATCGCCCGGGCGGAGCGCGAGCTGCGCCGGCTCAACGAGCACCACCTGGCGCAGGGCGCGAAGGACCTCATCACCATGCGGCGGCGGCTCATCGACGCGGAGCGCACGGCGCTCCAGGGCGCGCGCCGCAGCGGCCTCATCCCCGAGACGACGGCGGAGCACATGCTGGCGCAGCTGGATGAACGGACGTTGAACCTGGAGAAGATGCTGCACGGGGCCCACGGCGATGACGCCGAGGTCGAGCCCGGGAGGAAGGCGTCGTGA
- a CDS encoding NAD-binding protein, with protein MRIVIAGGGRVGSVLAARLVAEQHSVTVIERDSAICTRLFEEVGVVTVCGDATSPQVLEAAGIGSADVAAGVLARDSENLAFAMLVRSTSPARIMVRMLDTSYREAYRLAGVKELVAEAEVVVAKMTTAIDFPQVAGSLPLGDGDTVLFELALPLRARVAGQTVAQVRASEGFPRECIFIGMVDPQGRAALPDGNTVLRAGHTVILVARRAQLADAVAFLTAEPVNTGGAAALAATLRKVDFLAPLNPEELETVARGAEHLQRPAGTELFRLGDAGESFYVVLSGEVQLKDTGGQPVATVKPGGFFGELALLTGEPRTATAVTATACELAAVGREDFRSVVMANPGVALEMSRILGERLSRAQGGKPQKRWGLFGR; from the coding sequence GTGAGAATCGTCATCGCGGGAGGAGGTCGGGTGGGCAGCGTGCTGGCCGCGCGGCTGGTGGCCGAGCAGCACTCCGTCACGGTCATCGAGCGCGACAGCGCCATCTGCACGCGCCTCTTCGAGGAGGTGGGCGTGGTGACGGTGTGCGGGGACGCGACGAGCCCCCAGGTGCTGGAGGCGGCGGGCATCGGCTCCGCGGACGTGGCGGCGGGCGTGCTGGCGCGCGACTCGGAGAACCTGGCGTTCGCGATGCTGGTGCGCAGCACGTCGCCCGCGCGCATCATGGTGCGCATGCTGGACACCAGCTACCGCGAGGCGTACCGGCTTGCGGGCGTGAAGGAGTTGGTGGCGGAGGCGGAGGTGGTGGTGGCGAAGATGACCACGGCCATCGACTTCCCGCAGGTGGCCGGTTCGCTGCCGCTGGGTGATGGCGACACGGTGCTGTTCGAGCTGGCGCTGCCGCTGCGCGCGCGGGTGGCGGGCCAGACGGTGGCGCAGGTGCGGGCGAGCGAGGGCTTCCCGCGCGAGTGCATCTTCATCGGCATGGTGGACCCGCAGGGGCGCGCGGCGCTGCCGGACGGGAACACGGTGCTGCGCGCGGGGCACACGGTCATCCTGGTGGCGCGGCGCGCGCAGCTGGCGGACGCGGTGGCCTTCCTCACCGCCGAGCCGGTGAACACCGGCGGCGCCGCGGCGCTGGCGGCCACGCTGCGCAAGGTGGACTTCCTGGCGCCGCTCAACCCGGAGGAGCTGGAGACGGTGGCGCGCGGCGCGGAGCACCTCCAGCGGCCGGCGGGCACGGAGCTGTTCCGCCTGGGCGACGCGGGCGAGAGCTTCTACGTGGTGCTGTCTGGCGAGGTGCAGCTCAAGGACACGGGCGGGCAGCCGGTGGCCACGGTGAAGCCGGGGGGCTTCTTCGGGGAGCTGGCGCTCCTGACGGGCGAGCCGCGCACGGCGACGGCGGTGACGGCCACCGCGTGCGAGCTGGCCGCGGTGGGGCGCGAGGACTTCCGCAGCGTCGTCATGGCCAACCCCGGCGTCGCGCTGGAGATGAGCCGCATCCTCGGCGAGCGCCTGTCCCGGGCACAGGGCGGCAAACCCCAGAAGCGCTGGGGGCTCTTCGGCCGCTGA
- a CDS encoding tetratricopeptide repeat protein has translation MASTHARDGGRLLQVGQPQEAVKSFQKGLAIDPDDVDCLLGLVRTHLSLGAARDAEAAALRLLKVRPDHAEAQAHLAMLRAQAGDAEALEALKTLAAAPTAGYFERFNLGGLLLDRGDLEGAKAAYASALQVAPGSAHVHFELGRIHLQQGAHAEAVTHFQKASEGAPQESMPLLMLSRAHAATGGVGLAIQAATQALDLAQGGLRRAVLEDLFKLYLSAGSPEGAKRSAVELRKLDARNVNYLYMHGLAMMSAGTFADAKALFEEALALSSDSWPARQALAQVHLALNERAQARQVLEAAVARAPTALEPVNDLVLVLLQDSDFARAKALLEHALATHPKDAGLHLFMAMATLMSEPTLAIQHARQAQALGEGTVKEQAAKLVEALGA, from the coding sequence ATGGCATCGACGCACGCTCGGGACGGTGGACGACTTCTCCAGGTGGGACAGCCCCAGGAGGCGGTGAAGAGCTTCCAGAAGGGGCTCGCCATCGACCCGGACGACGTGGACTGTCTGCTGGGGCTGGTGCGCACCCACCTGAGCCTGGGCGCCGCCCGTGACGCGGAGGCTGCGGCCCTGCGGCTCCTGAAGGTACGCCCCGACCATGCCGAGGCGCAGGCCCACCTGGCGATGCTGCGCGCGCAGGCCGGAGACGCGGAGGCGTTGGAGGCGCTGAAGACGCTGGCCGCCGCGCCGACGGCTGGCTACTTCGAGCGCTTCAACCTGGGCGGGCTGCTGCTCGACCGGGGCGACCTGGAGGGGGCGAAGGCGGCGTACGCGTCCGCGCTCCAGGTCGCGCCGGGCAGCGCGCACGTGCACTTCGAGCTGGGGCGCATCCACCTGCAGCAGGGGGCGCACGCGGAGGCGGTGACGCACTTCCAGAAGGCCTCCGAGGGCGCGCCCCAGGAGTCGATGCCGCTGCTCATGCTGTCGCGCGCGCACGCGGCGACGGGCGGCGTGGGGCTGGCCATCCAGGCGGCGACGCAGGCGCTCGACCTGGCGCAGGGCGGGCTGCGGCGCGCGGTGCTGGAGGACCTCTTCAAGCTGTACCTGTCGGCGGGCAGCCCCGAGGGGGCGAAGCGCTCCGCGGTGGAGCTGCGCAAGCTGGACGCGCGCAACGTCAACTACCTCTACATGCACGGGTTGGCGATGATGAGCGCGGGGACGTTCGCGGACGCGAAGGCCCTCTTCGAGGAGGCGCTGGCGCTGTCCTCGGACAGCTGGCCGGCGAGGCAGGCGCTGGCGCAGGTGCACCTGGCGTTGAACGAGCGAGCCCAGGCGCGGCAGGTGCTGGAGGCCGCGGTGGCCCGCGCGCCCACGGCGCTGGAGCCGGTCAACGACCTGGTGCTGGTGCTCCTCCAGGACAGCGACTTCGCGCGGGCCAAGGCGCTCCTGGAGCACGCGCTGGCCACGCACCCGAAGGACGCCGGCCTGCACCTGTTCATGGCGATGGCGACGCTGATGTCGGAGCCCACCCTCGCCATCCAGCACGCGCGGCAGGCCCAGGCGCTGGGCGAGGGCACCGTGAAGGAGCAGGCCGCGAAGCTCGTGGAGGCGCTGGGCGCCTGA
- a CDS encoding aldehyde dehydrogenase → MNVTAVPRSTPAGTLDTIVHRVKEGSRGWVRLGLGERIALLEELRLAYAAIAQPSVRAACEAKGIDPAGPLAGEEWLSGPLVVLRNLRLLANALRDIQRHGVPLIPASRLRTLEDGRLAASLYPLDALDGTLLPRNHGEVYFQPGVTAANLREHQARFYRAPHEGRLCAVLGAGNVNSIPPADCLYKLFVEGTACVLKMNPVNAYLGSFLEQAFAPLARHHVFAVVYGGADEGAALVNHAMVDEVHITGSDRTHDALVWGPPGADADARRANNEPLLRKPFTSELGNISPVIVVPGPYSDGELRFQADNIAGMVANNASFNCNAAKLLVQPRDWARRAGVVDGVEASLRQAPVRRAYYPGAEQRWRQFTENRAQVRRVGTAGPGELSYALIPDVDSTRTEDRVFHNEPWCTVLSETGLPGGDDPVAFLAQVVPFLNEKVWGTLNATLVVHPRSLKDPAVASAVERAIRELRYGTVAVNTWPAAAYALVTLPWGGHPSSTPRDIQSGLGWVHNTFMLEQVEKSVLRAPLTGLPPPPWVPGHRGLRSLGRRLVDFELGPSWLKVPGIAVAALRR, encoded by the coding sequence ATGAACGTCACGGCCGTTCCTCGGAGCACTCCCGCCGGTACGCTCGATACCATCGTCCACCGGGTGAAGGAGGGCTCGCGCGGCTGGGTCCGGCTGGGATTGGGCGAGCGCATCGCCCTCCTCGAGGAGCTGCGGCTGGCCTACGCGGCCATCGCCCAGCCGAGCGTGCGCGCGGCCTGCGAGGCCAAGGGCATCGACCCCGCGGGGCCGCTGGCCGGGGAGGAGTGGCTGTCGGGCCCGCTGGTGGTGCTGCGCAACCTGCGGCTGCTGGCCAACGCCCTGCGGGACATCCAGCGCCACGGCGTGCCGCTCATCCCCGCCTCGAGGTTGCGCACGCTGGAGGACGGGCGGCTCGCCGCGAGCCTCTATCCGCTGGACGCGCTCGACGGGACGCTGCTGCCCCGCAACCACGGCGAGGTGTACTTCCAGCCCGGCGTCACCGCGGCGAACCTGCGTGAGCACCAGGCCCGCTTCTACCGCGCCCCGCATGAGGGCCGGCTGTGCGCGGTGCTGGGCGCGGGCAACGTCAATTCGATTCCCCCCGCCGACTGCCTCTACAAGCTCTTCGTCGAGGGCACCGCGTGCGTGCTCAAGATGAACCCGGTGAACGCCTACCTGGGGTCCTTCCTGGAGCAGGCCTTCGCGCCCCTGGCGCGGCACCACGTCTTCGCGGTGGTGTACGGCGGCGCCGACGAGGGCGCGGCGCTGGTGAACCACGCCATGGTGGACGAGGTGCACATCACCGGCAGCGACCGGACGCACGACGCGCTGGTGTGGGGGCCTCCAGGGGCGGACGCGGACGCGCGCCGCGCGAACAACGAGCCGCTGCTGCGCAAGCCCTTCACCAGCGAGCTGGGCAACATCTCCCCCGTCATCGTCGTGCCGGGGCCGTACTCGGACGGCGAGCTGCGCTTCCAGGCGGACAACATCGCCGGCATGGTGGCCAACAACGCGTCCTTCAACTGCAACGCCGCCAAGCTGCTGGTACAGCCCCGGGACTGGGCGCGGCGCGCGGGGGTGGTGGACGGGGTGGAGGCGAGCCTGCGGCAGGCGCCGGTGCGGCGCGCGTACTACCCGGGCGCGGAGCAGCGCTGGCGGCAGTTCACGGAGAACCGCGCGCAGGTGCGCCGGGTGGGCACGGCGGGGCCGGGTGAGCTGTCCTATGCGTTGATTCCAGACGTGGACTCCACGCGGACCGAGGACCGCGTCTTCCACAACGAGCCGTGGTGCACGGTGTTGTCGGAGACGGGGTTGCCGGGTGGGGACGACCCGGTGGCGTTCCTGGCGCAGGTGGTGCCGTTCCTCAACGAGAAGGTGTGGGGCACGCTGAACGCCACCCTCGTCGTCCATCCCCGGTCGTTGAAGGACCCGGCCGTGGCGTCCGCCGTGGAGCGGGCCATCCGCGAGCTGCGCTACGGGACGGTGGCGGTGAACACGTGGCCGGCGGCGGCCTACGCGCTGGTGACGCTGCCCTGGGGCGGTCACCCCTCCTCGACGCCCCGGGACATCCAGAGCGGGCTGGGCTGGGTCCACAACACGTTCATGCTGGAGCAGGTGGAGAAGTCGGTCCTGCGGGCGCCGTTGACGGGCCTGCCCCCGCCGCCGTGGGTGCCGGGGCACCGGGGGCTCCGCTCGCTGGGGCGGCGGCTGGTGGACTTCGAGCTGGGGCCGTCCTGGTTGAAGGTGCCGGGCATCGCGGTGGCGGCGCTGCGGAGGTGA
- a CDS encoding M56 family metallopeptidase codes for METAGMMDLSAWMASWAEGLWRASWQGALGAVLAWGLTRCWPRMPASLRAGLWWLVALKFVVALVGPRPVALPLLPSTRETGERPTLAVASAPEGMRPLVVTVAPEGTRPLVATAAPEGTRPLVATAAGAPAARDSARASAQARDVSPLARLRAIPRETWMGWCFLALSGAWLMGVLWRVREHLRGFTRMRALRRQARVLEHPALEMEMRALARAAGLRRVPGLLVSDAAPSPLATGLARPVVVLPSKAVRRLPVEGLRMALAHEVAHLRRGDLWLGWVPALAEALLFFHPLARRVAREYALAREEACDAEALRLTGAEPADYGELLLVFGVARPHGTAAALGASDHVHVLHRRLSMLEHVDVVSPPSRRWLKVALSALGLAALVPYQVVARPSEGDSRSAAAPSAKPEAPRSTKAAPVVATSAKPQATPASAAKSVERISPAASAAPSAPSTPSTPPVRATPSAVAVPSQPAAPSTPGTPPVRATPSAMAVPTAPSAPSTPSSWATLPTPPAPPPPHRLAMAPSVPTPPRPPRPPSISDDGFGYVLMVDENTATMSGTTTDLELARMFRKKNGPPLLFARLNGEAFIIRDEATLKAVRGTLESLRASGEEQSKLGKKMGELGEKMGALGQKMGELGMKQAALGMKQAEVGHEKSGLGLQRMRLGSLSEAERDRREAELDKQEEELDRQMEALGKQQEELGEQQEKLGEQQEKLGEQQEKLGEQQEKLSERFEEVNREAQKKVRAIVEEAISKGLGQPLPT; via the coding sequence ATGGAGACGGCTGGGATGATGGACCTGTCCGCGTGGATGGCCTCGTGGGCGGAAGGGCTGTGGCGTGCGTCGTGGCAGGGCGCGCTGGGCGCCGTGCTGGCGTGGGGGCTCACGCGGTGCTGGCCGCGGATGCCTGCGTCGCTGCGTGCGGGGCTGTGGTGGCTCGTCGCGCTGAAGTTCGTGGTGGCGCTCGTCGGCCCGCGGCCGGTGGCGCTGCCGCTGCTGCCCTCCACGCGGGAGACGGGTGAACGCCCCACCCTCGCCGTCGCGTCGGCGCCGGAGGGGATGCGGCCGCTCGTCGTCACGGTGGCGCCGGAGGGGACGCGGCCACTCGTCGCCACGGCGGCGCCGGAGGGGACGCGGCCACTCGTCGCCACGGCGGCTGGAGCGCCGGCGGCCCGCGATTCGGCGCGAGCCTCGGCGCAGGCGCGCGATGTCTCGCCGCTGGCGCGGCTGAGGGCGATTCCCCGCGAGACGTGGATGGGGTGGTGTTTCCTGGCGCTGTCGGGCGCATGGCTCATGGGGGTGCTGTGGCGTGTGCGAGAGCACCTGCGCGGCTTCACGCGGATGCGCGCGCTGCGCCGTCAGGCGCGTGTCCTGGAACACCCCGCGCTCGAGATGGAGATGCGCGCGCTGGCTCGGGCCGCGGGGCTGCGGCGCGTGCCGGGCCTGCTGGTGTCGGACGCGGCGCCGAGCCCGCTGGCCACCGGACTGGCGCGCCCGGTGGTGGTGCTGCCGTCGAAGGCGGTGCGGCGGTTGCCGGTGGAGGGATTGCGCATGGCGCTGGCGCACGAGGTGGCGCACCTGCGACGTGGCGACCTGTGGCTCGGCTGGGTGCCGGCGCTCGCGGAGGCGCTCCTCTTCTTCCATCCGCTCGCGCGGCGCGTGGCCCGTGAGTACGCGCTGGCCCGCGAGGAGGCCTGTGACGCGGAGGCGCTGCGCCTCACCGGCGCGGAGCCTGCGGACTACGGCGAGCTGTTGCTCGTCTTCGGCGTGGCCCGTCCCCACGGCACGGCCGCCGCGCTGGGCGCTTCCGACCACGTTCATGTCTTGCACAGGAGGTTGAGCATGCTGGAGCACGTCGACGTCGTTTCCCCTCCATCCCGGCGGTGGCTGAAGGTGGCCCTCTCCGCCCTCGGACTCGCGGCGCTGGTGCCGTACCAGGTGGTGGCGAGGCCCTCGGAAGGGGACTCCCGCTCCGCGGCCGCCCCCTCGGCGAAGCCCGAGGCCCCGCGCTCCACGAAGGCGGCGCCGGTGGTCGCGACCTCCGCGAAGCCCCAGGCCACGCCCGCCTCGGCTGCGAAGTCCGTGGAGCGGATCTCGCCCGCCGCCAGCGCGGCTCCGTCCGCGCCGTCGACGCCGAGCACGCCCCCGGTGCGGGCCACGCCGTCCGCGGTGGCGGTGCCCTCCCAGCCCGCCGCGCCGTCGACGCCGGGCACGCCCCCGGTGCGGGCCACGCCGTCCGCCATGGCGGTGCCCACCGCGCCGTCGGCGCCGAGCACGCCTTCGTCGTGGGCCACGCTCCCCACGCCGCCCGCTCCTCCGCCGCCGCACCGGCTGGCCATGGCTCCCTCCGTTCCCACCCCGCCTCGTCCTCCGCGCCCGCCCTCCATCAGCGACGACGGCTTTGGCTACGTGCTCATGGTCGACGAGAACACGGCCACGATGAGCGGCACCACCACGGACCTGGAGCTGGCGCGGATGTTCCGGAAGAAGAATGGACCGCCGCTGCTGTTCGCCCGGCTGAATGGCGAGGCGTTCATCATCCGCGACGAGGCCACGCTGAAGGCGGTGCGGGGCACGCTGGAGTCGCTGCGCGCGTCGGGCGAGGAGCAGTCCAAGCTGGGCAAGAAGATGGGCGAGCTGGGCGAGAAGATGGGCGCGTTGGGCCAGAAGATGGGTGAGCTGGGGATGAAGCAGGCGGCGCTGGGCATGAAGCAGGCGGAGGTGGGCCACGAGAAGTCGGGCCTGGGCCTGCAGCGCATGCGCCTGGGCTCGCTCTCCGAGGCCGAGCGCGACCGGCGCGAGGCGGAGCTGGACAAGCAGGAGGAGGAGCTCGACCGCCAGATGGAGGCGCTGGGCAAGCAGCAGGAGGAGCTGGGCGAGCAGCAGGAGAAGCTGGGCGAGCAGCAGGAGAAGCTGGGCGAGCAGCAGGAGAAGCTGGGCGAGCAGCAGGAGAAGCTCAGTGAGCGGTTCGAGGAGGTCAACCGCGAGGCCCAGAAGAAGGTGCGCGCCATCGTCGAGGAGGCGATCAGCAAGGGCCTGGGCCAGCCGTTGCCCACCTGA
- a CDS encoding BlaI/MecI/CopY family transcriptional regulator: protein MKKPVGEQELSVLRYVAEHGPATVGEVAERFGEPQGLARSTILTVMERLRQKGYLTRRKVDGVYQYASPVPAGELLRDVVGDFVQRTLSGSLSPFAAYLSEADDVSDADLQQLQDVVARLRSQKRKE, encoded by the coding sequence ATGAAGAAGCCGGTGGGAGAGCAGGAGTTGTCGGTGCTGCGGTACGTGGCCGAGCACGGGCCCGCGACGGTGGGAGAGGTGGCGGAGCGCTTCGGTGAGCCGCAAGGGCTGGCGCGGTCCACCATCCTGACGGTGATGGAGCGGCTGCGGCAGAAGGGCTACCTGACGCGGCGGAAGGTGGACGGCGTGTACCAGTACGCCTCGCCGGTGCCGGCCGGGGAGCTGCTGCGGGACGTGGTGGGAGACTTCGTGCAGCGGACCCTGTCCGGCTCGCTGTCCCCGTTCGCCGCGTACCTCTCCGAGGCCGACGATGTCTCGGACGCGGATTTGCAACAGCTCCAGGACGTGGTGGCGCGGCTTCGCTCGCAGAAGCGCAAGGAGTAG